Sequence from the Rutidosis leptorrhynchoides isolate AG116_Rl617_1_P2 chromosome 3, CSIRO_AGI_Rlap_v1, whole genome shotgun sequence genome:
atagttaaaatttaaaacattacaacaatttaaaattaaaaatttttacgACAATTAAAAAAAATACTAGAAAGCTAAATAATCAAACTACTCCTCGTCGTCGTCGTCCAAGTTTTGCAATTGCTTCACAtattttttcttaatttttttctcGAGCAAGCATTAGCATATCGTATTCATCGGGGGGCAAATCTCGTGACACCGGTTTGAAAAGAAGCTTCAACCCTTTAAACATAGCCCGCATGTTGCTATCATTTTGTAGCTTTTTCATGGTTTGATTCGCCACATCTTGTGAAGCTTGGACCGATTGAACAATTTTAAAGCGAACTTCATCGGAAGACAAACGGCTCGCTGCATCGGATGAGTAAGAGTCCCTTTGACTTTTAGCTCGACTTGGAGGACGTCTGATTGGGTCAGTATCCTTTAACAAATTTTCCATTTGGGTTGGGTCAGGGTGCATGCTTGTGTTCGGGTTGGAACTTCCCTCGGTTTGATCATTAATTGGTATATGATCGGGTTCTTTTCGTTTGTTGCTACTCGAAATACTTTCGCCTTCTAAAAACTTCGGGCAATTCCTTAACACTCGCCACGCATCCTCAAACGCAAAGTGTCGTCCCTTTGTTTGCGCTTTGAAAGCGGTTCGGGCCGCGGTCATAATGTCGTCATTATTACAACCACTTTCCCACATTCTCTCGTATTTGTTGTAAATACAGATCCATATCTTGACATCCCTTTGCATTTTCGACCATTTTTCACTTATTTGATCCGGACGTCTTTTCACCGGAACAATTGAATTATATTGTCTTCGGACTTCTCCCCAAAATGAAGTATGACTTTGGTCGTTTCCGACACTCGGATGTTCGGAAACATAAACAAAAAGGTCGGCTAAAATTTTTGTCTCCAAGTCGGTCCACGCTGTCTTCGGACACCTCACTTtctttccttttccttttccttttccttttcctttcGGATCACGTTCGGCTTCGGCTTCGGGTTCGAGCTCAGGATCGGATTCGGGTTCATTTTGGAGTGGTGTTTCGGGAACTTCTTCGTCGGACGATTCATCACGGAGACTTGGATAATAAGGTGTTTGTTTCGTTTGTTGTTGGTTCGGGTAGATTTGAACATTTTGAGATAGTTGGTTCGGGTAGATTTGAACATTTTGAGATAGTTGGTTCAGGAAGAGTGGAACATTTTGAGATTGTTGGTTATGGTAGATCGGAACATTTTGAGATTGTTGGTTATGGTAGATCGGAACATTTTGAGATTGTTGTTGATGGACATTTCCGAACATACCCGCAAATGCATTAGTATTTGCAAAACGAGAAAACTCGGTAGTTTGTTGCGAGTTATCGAGTAGCATTTGCATCATATCTAGACTCATCGCATTTGGATCTTGAACTACCGGACGTTGTTTCGTTTTTCCTTTGCTTGGTGTTTTTTTGAAACTCATTTTTGTGGTGAAAGATGTGAGAAAAATGAATAAAAAAGATAAGAAATATGAAAGTTGTGTATAAAATGAGGTTGAGATATGAGGTTTAAATAGAGTAAAAAatgaaatagaaaataaaaaaaaaaaaaaaaaaagaggaaaaAGGCAATTAGCCGTTGGGGTAGCCGTTGGAGCCCTCAACAGTCGAAATTTTTGCCCACAAATATGCTCAAGAAAGACAAAAGGCTGGACGGTAGGCCCTGAGCGAGATCTGGGCGAGCCCTGGGCGGACCCCTGGGCGGGTTCGTGCCAAGGGCGCCCAGGCTGGGCGACTGTGGGCTGGTGTCCTGGACGAACCATTGGGACTGctcttattatattatattatattatattatattatattttatattataaaagtCCCCCAAAATTCGTAGTTTCAGTTCTACcgtattgtcgttttgagtttgcattCACACTACAAACGATCCCTCAAGTTCTGCTCAATTTACAaaacggcccctcaagtttacactttttcaggggtagaaagcgtaaatatataattttattaaaataaaaaaattaattccacccgaatttttaacgggctctatcttctcgctcggtgtgagttaaattttttcgagaccaccgttcaactcaaaaaaatcaggCGAACCCAACggaactaactatacgcaaaacgaacatcgttaaaaaacactagataacgggccctatattctcgctcggtaggAGTTAAATTTTTCTAAGACCGCCgtttaactcaaaataattttacgaacacaacgcgactaactatacgcaaaacgaacatcgttaaaaaaacactaaatatttcggcctATAttgcatacatatacatacacgtccaacaaacaaccaaacctactagatatattaggtaccaaacaacgtatatccaaattcgaccgcgtgTCGAATATAACCGCAGcatcgcgcggtcgaatttttttctagtttattatatttaatacaaAAAAACACATTCGCCACATGCATGATTGTAACATCTGATCATCACAGTAGGTTTAGGTCACATAATAAAATGGCGGACGTCCATATACACGATGACATTACTAACAACATACTTGCTGGACTTCCCGGCAAGTCTTTACTTCGGTTCAGATGCGTATCAAAACATTGGAATCGTCTAATTTCAGATCCTTATTTTATGAAGTCAGGATCACGTCGAATGATTCTTCTCCAACACCCGATGCCTTTTATCATTTTAGACACCAAGGATCATTCCATAATCAACATCCCTAATTCTCTTTTAGAAGAAAAAGAATGTAAAGAAGTGTCTATTGTTGGAACACACAATGGCATAGTCGTTGTGACCATTACTGATTTTTCGCTACGTACTCATATGTACCTATACAATCCCTTAACACGTGCATCGAAGCTACTTGATGTCATGGACCGACCTTGtcctgagcatttttcatcatatgAATTTGGATTTGGGTATGGTGCAACTACAGAAGACTTAAAGATTGTTAGGTTTGGATCTTTTTTAGTTTCATATTTAGCGCAACTTACTTGTCACGTCTACGATTTTAAAACTAGTTCGTGGGCCAGGTCAGCACTACCCTTTGATGATTATTTTTTCTTTTGGGATGAAGGTGTATTTCTACATGGCTATATATATTGGCTTATTTCTGTAACATGTTTGGGAATCATAGCTCTCAATGTCAAGGATATGGTATTTTCAATCATAAATATCGAAGTTGAGCGAGATCGTATTCTGGGACTGTTTTAGGATCACTAAATGGATGCCTTTGCATGATAGACAAGAACGATGCCGGATTCGAATTGTGGGTTATGAAAAAACACGAAAACAATTCATGGTCAAAAGAGCATTCATTTACATTCGGTTTGGACAGTAATTATTTCAAAAAGTTCCACccagtgtgtattttggttgatgGACGAATTGTTTTAACTGATGGCTATAATCAGTTTGTTATGTACGATACATCAAAAGTTTCATACGTAACAATATCACACGATTTGATAAACCACCGTGATTTTTCCATAAGATTGATCCAGCTTTCAGATTTCAAGCGGGTTTCACCCTCCGATCTTTCTGCTCTCTGAGAGGTGTTGCaggtttttaattttaattttatagtATTCCGTTTTTTGTTTCTTTTAGAGATTTATTTAGATTAAAGTTAATTTAATGAATAAGAGGTTCTTATTTGTCTGATAGTTCACATTTTCATTTTTAATTATGAAATGATCTGGTTACTTTGTGTGCTCCACTGCACATTTTGGTCTGCTACTGCATCTAGAGCAACTAAATTTTGTCTTCTGTTTTTACTAAGCTTAGCTTTTTGTAGTCATTATAGATCAATTAACACAATTTTGAAATTTAAATTTTCATAATATTGAGCTGAGAACTACTATATGCTAACTACCAAATTGGTTCTCCCACACCTCAAAGGATGGAAATCATGTAGCCCAAGTATGAACAAGATGGTTCATTGTTGCATACCAGAAAGGGCTGCGAACATGGCCAAAATGGGTTGATTTGAACCTCAACCCATGTCAATCTCGGGTCATATTTTGTAGCATGTCACCTCGACATAACATATACTCTTTACAACTGAAACAATGTACTTATTGAGAGATCCGATGTACTCCGTATCAAATAGAGTCAGTTGAACCCACTTAACTgggtttcttttttcttttttgtaGTTTTAGTATAGTTGATTGGTCCTTATGGTTATACCGATAATTTCACTACTACAACCACAAGGTTAATTTGGGTTATCTAACTGGTTTTATGACTCTTATACATAAAACTGACTAAGGGGTGTTAAGAAAAGCGAcatcgaattatagcaaaccgctagtaataattgaaatagcaACAATAAAGAGACATTGAGATTTAACGtgaaaaaccccaatagggtaaaaaccacgggcaaggaaagaaacgtttcactaataagaataataggaattacacttctctctaattacaaggataagcactaatctttatatctcttgtaattaggagactcaACACTCAAACTCTCTATTAACTCTTTTAGTACACAAGAACACTTGTGATTTTGGGAtgagaaaatgagcataagttagaGCTCTATTTATACTACTAAAAAATAGGGGTTGGTGAGTATGAAGATGAAAGCCTTCATTTGAATAGTGTGGACTCAAAATAAATGTGTTAATTGACCACATCAACTCTACCATCCAAGATTAATATTCAACAATCTCCTACTTGAAGATTcgattgaagctcaatcaatctttacacaataatccttccttgcaaatgatgttgcttacgtctctgctaggccgcatgaggaacggcaccaaataaacttgtcacgattgattgattttgttagaaaatcagccacatttttatcagtatgaattttctgcatatccacggttccttcttccactttctcaagaacgaagtgatactgaactcgtatatgctttgtctttgaatgaaatgccggattccttgcaagatgcaaggcactctagttgtcacaaaatagagtgatattcttttgtttgtgtccgagttcctccaacaacatcttcaaccatactgcctctttagtagcctgagtagctgctacatattctggctctgttgttgacgtcgccacaactgactgcagttttgaaacccaacttactattccaccacaaagtgtgaaaacatatgcagtggtagatttacttttatcgatatcacttgcataatctgaatcaacataccctttgacaataaatttcggttccccataacataatgcaacatctaaggttcccttgatgtatttaaggatcctctttaccgcattccaatgctctttaccaggattcgtcatgtaccgactaactactcccactgcatgtgcaatgtctggtcttgtacatatcattgcgaacattaaacttcccactgctgatgcatacggtacgcgagacatctccttgctctcgtattcactgctaggacacataacggatgataacttgagattagtaggaagtggggttgatattggcttactatcttgcatattgaagcgctgcaagactttcttcaaataattgttttgagaaagccaaatcttcctattatctctgtctcggtgaatttgcatccctagaatcttgtttgcgacacccaagtctttcatttcaaactccctagcaaattgagccttcagcttattaatacgatctttgttggggcctgcaaccaacatgtcgtctacatataacagcaaaatgacaaaatcattgtcccgaaacctcttgaaatatgcacaagggtctacataaagtctgttatattcaaggctcattatgaaagaatcaaatctcttgtaccagcaTCTtggtttgagaccatacagagatttctttaacctgcaaaccaagttctttttttcttgtagttcaaaaccttctggttgaagcatataaaattcttcttcaagatttccatgaagaaatgcagttttcacatctagctgctctagatgcaaatcaaatgtagtacacatcgctagaactactcgaattgttgtaagtcgaaccac
This genomic interval carries:
- the LOC139899890 gene encoding putative F-box protein At3g16210, with product MADVHIHDDITNNILAGLPGKSLLRFRCVSKHWNRLISDPYFMKSGSRRMILLQHPMPFIILDTKDHSIINIPNSLLEEKECKEVSIVGTHNGIVVVTITDFSLRTHMYLYNPLTRASKLLDVMDRPCPEHFSSYEFGFGYGATTEDLKIVRFGSFLVSYLAQLTCHVYDFKTSSWARSALPFDDYFFFWDEGVFLHGYIYWLISVTCLGIIALNVKDMVFSIINIEVERDRILGLF